The Rhodocytophaga rosea genome has a segment encoding these proteins:
- a CDS encoding SusC/RagA family TonB-linked outer membrane protein, which translates to MSNNYPLSSSHANVCIRLPLPEAHPLGNKRPVGFSKSYYVCMLFLILLSVQTFAQTRTVSGKVTAQSDGTPLPGVNVLIKGTTSGTTTDVNGAYTLQVEPGTTLVFSFIGFTTQEIAVGTQSTLDVALPDDVQALSEVVVIGYGTQKKEDLTGSIAAISQESFNKGQVTTPEQLLVGKVAGVQITPGGAPGSGSRIRIRGGSSLNASNDPLVVIDGVPVDNTAISGSANPLSLINPNDIESFNILKDASATAIYGSRASNGVIIITTKKGRQGDKIRVDFSSLASIATNTKTVDVLSAEELRAVVNERGSASQKALLGSANTNWQKEIYRNAFSTDNNLSVSGSYKFLPYRLSVGYLNQDGVLKTSNFQRTSAAINLTPSFFNDHLKVSLNLKGSLTNKQFANEGAIGAAVAFDPTQPINAENNYGGFYEWTNANGSPNTLAPRNPVSLLEQNDDQSEVKRSIGNLQLDYKFHFFPDLRANLNLGYDISDSEGSRLQPATSASVFNQGGSRTQYAQSRNNKLLDFYLNYVKEVPALASKFDVTAGYSYQDFIRENPSFAGLNAAGEVIPGQEADPFPLKTQYTLIGLFGRLNYTFKDRYLLTATVRRDGSSRFGKGNKWGTFPSLAFAWKVNEESFLKNVQVLSELKLRAGYGVTGQQDISTTTIPNDYPYLPRYTFSDQTSQYQFGNQYYLTLRPEGYDANIKWEETTTINGGLDYGFMDGRITGSLDYYFKKTKDLLAIIPVPAGSNLTNRLLTNVGNIENRGLEAALNFTAINTEKLKWDVGVNATYNTSEITNLSKTQDNSSEGIPVGLIGGGVGNNIQIHTVGYRPYAFYVYQQVYDESGKPVEGLYVDRNNDGAVNNRDLYRYKNPEANVFFGLNSQVTYARFTAGFVLRGSVNNYVYNNVRSGNGVYRNITYPNYLTNLHSNVLETDFNNNQFFTDYYIENASFLRMETINFAYSFGRIFNDKADLRLSANIQNAFVITKYSGLDPEVAGGIDNNFYPRARIFSLGVNIGF; encoded by the coding sequence ATGAGTAACAACTATCCTCTATCTAGTAGCCATGCAAACGTTTGCATTCGCTTACCACTACCAGAGGCGCATCCTTTGGGTAACAAAAGGCCGGTAGGCTTTAGCAAATCGTATTATGTATGCATGCTTTTTTTGATTTTATTATCGGTGCAAACGTTTGCACAAACCAGAACAGTATCTGGTAAAGTAACGGCACAGTCGGATGGTACGCCGCTTCCTGGGGTGAATGTACTGATAAAAGGGACTACTTCTGGTACTACTACAGACGTAAATGGAGCATATACCCTTCAGGTGGAGCCAGGCACAACCCTTGTATTCAGCTTTATTGGATTTACCACACAAGAAATTGCTGTTGGCACGCAAAGCACCCTGGATGTTGCCTTACCAGATGACGTGCAGGCATTGTCTGAAGTAGTGGTAATTGGTTATGGTACGCAAAAAAAGGAAGACCTGACTGGTTCAATTGCCGCCATTTCACAGGAAAGCTTTAATAAGGGCCAGGTAACTACTCCCGAGCAATTACTGGTAGGGAAAGTTGCCGGTGTACAAATTACCCCTGGTGGAGCACCCGGTTCTGGCAGCCGTATCCGTATCCGGGGTGGTTCTTCGCTCAATGCCAGCAACGATCCGCTGGTGGTGATTGATGGAGTGCCGGTAGATAACACAGCTATTTCTGGTTCTGCTAACCCACTGAGCTTAATTAACCCTAATGATATTGAATCTTTTAATATTCTGAAAGATGCTTCTGCTACAGCAATATATGGTTCCAGGGCTTCCAATGGGGTTATTATCATAACTACTAAAAAAGGCCGTCAGGGCGATAAGATCAGAGTAGATTTTAGTTCACTCGCTTCTATTGCTACCAATACTAAAACGGTAGATGTGCTCTCAGCAGAAGAATTAAGGGCAGTCGTAAATGAGAGAGGTTCTGCTTCACAAAAGGCGCTGCTGGGAAGTGCCAATACCAACTGGCAGAAAGAGATATACAGAAATGCTTTCAGTACAGATAATAACCTGAGTGTAAGCGGGTCATACAAGTTTTTGCCTTATCGTTTATCTGTAGGATATCTGAACCAGGATGGCGTATTAAAAACATCTAACTTTCAGAGGACCTCTGCTGCTATTAACCTGACACCTTCTTTCTTTAATGATCATTTAAAAGTAAGTCTGAATTTGAAAGGCTCGCTTACCAATAAACAGTTTGCCAATGAAGGAGCTATTGGTGCAGCTGTTGCTTTCGATCCTACCCAGCCTATTAACGCAGAAAATAATTATGGTGGATTTTACGAATGGACTAATGCTAATGGTTCACCTAATACCTTAGCCCCTCGTAATCCGGTTAGTTTATTAGAACAAAATGATGATCAGAGTGAGGTAAAAAGAAGCATTGGTAATCTGCAGCTCGATTATAAATTTCACTTCTTCCCTGACCTGAGAGCTAACCTGAACCTAGGCTATGATATATCAGATAGTGAAGGTTCCAGATTACAGCCTGCAACTTCAGCCTCTGTATTTAACCAGGGAGGAAGCCGCACCCAGTATGCCCAGTCCAGAAACAATAAATTACTCGATTTCTATCTGAATTATGTAAAAGAAGTGCCAGCTCTGGCCAGTAAGTTTGATGTAACAGCCGGGTATTCTTACCAGGATTTTATCCGGGAGAATCCTTCCTTTGCAGGCTTAAATGCAGCCGGAGAAGTAATACCAGGTCAGGAAGCTGATCCATTTCCTTTAAAAACTCAATATACCCTGATAGGTCTTTTTGGTAGATTGAATTATACCTTCAAAGATAGATACCTATTAACTGCCACTGTGCGGAGAGATGGTTCTTCCAGATTTGGCAAAGGGAATAAGTGGGGTACATTCCCATCTTTAGCCTTTGCCTGGAAAGTAAATGAAGAATCCTTCTTGAAAAACGTTCAGGTACTTTCTGAGTTAAAATTACGGGCGGGCTATGGTGTTACTGGCCAGCAAGACATCAGCACTACTACTATTCCTAATGATTATCCATACTTGCCAAGATATACCTTTAGTGACCAGACTTCTCAATACCAGTTTGGGAATCAGTACTACCTCACGCTTCGCCCGGAAGGATATGATGCTAATATCAAATGGGAAGAAACAACTACTATTAATGGAGGATTAGATTATGGTTTTATGGATGGCAGAATCACTGGTAGCCTGGATTATTATTTCAAGAAAACCAAAGATCTATTGGCTATAATTCCGGTACCTGCCGGTTCTAACCTGACTAACCGGCTTCTTACCAATGTAGGAAACATTGAAAACAGAGGTCTGGAAGCAGCCTTGAATTTTACGGCTATCAATACAGAAAAACTGAAGTGGGATGTAGGTGTGAATGCTACCTATAATACCAGCGAGATTACTAACTTGAGTAAAACACAGGATAATTCTTCTGAGGGTATTCCGGTAGGACTAATCGGTGGAGGTGTAGGAAATAATATCCAGATCCACACAGTCGGCTACCGCCCTTACGCTTTCTATGTATATCAGCAGGTATATGATGAAAGTGGTAAACCTGTAGAAGGTTTGTATGTAGACCGCAATAATGATGGTGCTGTTAATAACCGGGATTTGTACCGCTATAAAAATCCGGAAGCAAATGTATTCTTCGGGTTGAATTCCCAGGTAACCTATGCCAGATTTACAGCTGGTTTTGTACTCCGGGGAAGCGTTAATAACTATGTATATAATAATGTTCGTTCGGGCAATGGCGTTTATCGCAACATTACCTATCCTAATTATCTGACCAACCTGCATAGCAATGTATTGGAGACTGACTTTAATAATAACCAGTTTTTCACAGATTATTATATAGAGAATGCTTCTTTCCTGCGTATGGAAACTATCAACTTTGCCTATAGCTTCGGCCGGATTTTCAACGACAAAGCAGACCTGCGCTTGTCTGCTAATATTCAGAATGCCTTTGTGATCACAAAATACTCAGGATTAGATCCTGAAGTAGCGGGTGGGATAGATAATAACTTCTATCCAAGAGCCAGAATATTCTCATTAGGTGTAAACATAGGTTTTTAA
- a CDS encoding RagB/SusD family nutrient uptake outer membrane protein produces MTTKLIKNIILSGALLFSVASCTKDLDREPFYDVTSANVYKDFNNYKNVLAKVYAGYAVSGQQGPAGNPDISGLDEGFSNYLRLYFNLQELPTDEAVIGWNDGTLPDLHDMDWTSSNEFIAAMYNRIYYQIALTNEFIRETTDAKLSERGITGENLNNAKRYHAETRFLRALSYWHAMDMYGNVPFVTEQDAVGSFFPKQTTRAELFNYIESELKAIETELAAPGQNEYGRADQAAAWTLLTKLYLNAEVYTGQGRYADAVTYASKVIASTNYALEPQIEKLFRTDNNTSKEIIFPITFDGLKTQSYGGMTYLVHAPVGGNMDPKAFGINGGWSGLRTTKNIVELFANGDARAQFHTNGQALEINDIFTFTDGYPVTKYRNVSSTGVVGSDVTGNFPDTDFPMFRLADVYLMYAEAVLRGAGGGDAATALQYVNRLRERAYGNTSGNITQAQLTLDLLLEERARELKWEMHRRTDLIRFGKFTPGTYVWPWKGGVKEGRGVENFRTLYPVPTTDLTANPNLKQNTGY; encoded by the coding sequence ATGACAACTAAATTGATAAAAAATATAATCCTGTCAGGCGCCTTGCTATTCTCAGTAGCCTCCTGCACCAAAGACCTGGACCGTGAACCGTTTTATGACGTAACCTCTGCCAATGTTTACAAGGATTTTAATAACTATAAAAATGTACTGGCAAAAGTATATGCCGGATATGCGGTAAGCGGCCAGCAAGGTCCGGCGGGAAATCCGGATATCAGTGGTCTGGATGAAGGTTTTTCTAACTATCTCCGTTTGTATTTCAACTTACAGGAATTACCTACGGATGAAGCTGTGATCGGATGGAATGATGGAACTTTACCTGATTTGCATGATATGGACTGGACTTCCAGCAATGAATTCATAGCTGCTATGTACAACCGTATTTATTACCAGATTGCGCTGACCAATGAATTCATACGGGAAACCACAGATGCTAAACTAAGCGAACGCGGAATTACCGGAGAAAACCTGAACAACGCAAAACGGTACCATGCTGAAACCCGTTTCTTGAGGGCTTTGAGCTACTGGCATGCGATGGATATGTATGGAAATGTACCTTTCGTAACAGAGCAGGATGCAGTGGGTTCTTTTTTTCCCAAGCAAACGACCAGAGCTGAACTTTTCAATTATATAGAATCCGAACTAAAAGCCATTGAAACAGAACTGGCTGCACCCGGACAAAATGAATATGGCCGTGCAGATCAGGCTGCCGCCTGGACCTTGCTTACCAAATTGTATCTGAATGCCGAAGTATATACTGGTCAGGGGCGGTATGCAGATGCCGTTACGTATGCCAGCAAGGTAATTGCCAGTACCAATTATGCCCTGGAACCACAGATCGAAAAACTGTTCCGTACTGATAATAATACGTCTAAAGAGATTATTTTCCCGATCACTTTTGATGGCTTAAAAACACAATCCTATGGCGGGATGACCTATCTGGTGCATGCCCCTGTAGGGGGTAATATGGACCCTAAAGCCTTTGGTATCAATGGCGGATGGTCAGGTTTGCGAACTACAAAAAATATCGTCGAACTTTTCGCCAATGGAGATGCCAGAGCACAATTCCATACCAACGGACAGGCGCTTGAAATCAATGATATTTTCACGTTTACCGATGGGTATCCGGTCACTAAGTACAGAAACGTAAGTTCAACTGGCGTGGTAGGTTCTGATGTTACTGGCAACTTCCCAGATACTGATTTTCCGATGTTCCGCCTGGCCGATGTGTATTTGATGTATGCTGAAGCCGTATTGAGAGGAGCAGGAGGGGGAGATGCAGCTACTGCTTTACAATATGTAAACCGTTTGCGTGAGAGAGCTTATGGGAATACTTCCGGCAATATTACCCAAGCTCAGTTAACCTTAGACTTACTTCTGGAAGAAAGAGCCAGAGAATTGAAATGGGAAATGCACCGCCGTACTGACCTGATCCGTTTTGGCAAATTTACTCCTGGAACCTATGTATGGCCGTGGAAAGGTGGCGTGAAAGAGGGCAGGGGTGTAGAGAATTTCCGCACCTTATACCCGGTTCCGACTACTGATCTTACCGCCAATCCCAATCTCAAACAAAACACAGGCTACTAA
- a CDS encoding ISAs1 family transposase — protein MELKKILNKVADFRVQGRCLHLLADILGLVLCGVIADCDDFDEIADYGKDNTAFLQQELGLSFVNGIPSADTLNRVIRHLDSHSLEQCFKACVAGFSLAGKQVCIDGKELRGTIPAGKKHALVRMVNVWVEEHSLSFGQVAVEAKSNEITTIPALLDTLDCKGSIITIDAIACQQAIVEKIRDKQAHYVIALKANQGVLYEQVAHFMQINKSALAFNQQLDKAHGRGEERRVYIAQCIDLVEEKEKWQDLHTLVMVERKRIIAGKKQEQTLFYISSLTDTDPALYSRYIRGHWAIENGLHWQLDVTFREDEAKVRKDKGPINLHLIRKWSLHLLKKEPSCVSVKRKRKKANRDTNFLLAILKT, from the coding sequence ATGGAACTTAAAAAGATACTAAACAAAGTAGCTGATTTTCGGGTGCAAGGCCGCTGCTTACATCTATTAGCAGATATTTTAGGCTTAGTTTTATGTGGGGTAATAGCCGATTGTGATGACTTTGACGAGATAGCAGATTATGGCAAAGATAATACAGCGTTTCTGCAGCAAGAACTAGGATTAAGTTTTGTTAATGGTATACCTTCTGCTGACACTTTAAATCGGGTGATCAGACACCTGGATAGCCATAGTTTGGAGCAATGCTTCAAAGCGTGTGTAGCTGGCTTCTCCTTAGCAGGCAAGCAGGTATGTATAGATGGCAAAGAATTGAGAGGTACTATACCTGCAGGCAAAAAGCATGCTTTGGTTCGTATGGTCAATGTATGGGTAGAGGAACATAGCTTAAGCTTTGGACAAGTAGCCGTAGAAGCCAAGAGTAATGAGATTACAACTATTCCTGCTTTATTAGATACCCTTGATTGCAAAGGTAGTATCATTACTATAGATGCTATTGCTTGTCAGCAGGCAATTGTAGAAAAGATCAGGGATAAGCAAGCCCATTATGTGATTGCCCTAAAGGCTAATCAAGGTGTACTCTATGAGCAGGTAGCCCATTTTATGCAAATCAATAAGTCTGCTCTCGCTTTTAATCAGCAACTAGATAAAGCCCATGGCAGAGGAGAAGAACGTAGGGTATATATTGCTCAATGCATTGATTTGGTAGAGGAAAAGGAAAAATGGCAGGACTTACATACTTTAGTCATGGTAGAAAGAAAACGCATTATAGCAGGCAAAAAGCAAGAACAAACCCTGTTCTATATAAGCAGTTTAACAGATACAGACCCTGCCTTGTACAGCCGCTACATAAGAGGCCATTGGGCGATAGAGAATGGCTTGCATTGGCAACTAGATGTTACCTTTAGGGAAGATGAGGCTAAAGTCAGGAAAGATAAAGGACCCATCAATCTGCATCTGATTAGAAAGTGGTCTTTGCATCTGCTCAAAAAAGAGCCTTCTTGCGTGAGTGTCAAACGGAAAAGAAAAAAAGCTAACAGAGACACTAATTTCCTGTTAGCTATTCTTAAAACTTAA